In a single window of the Anguilla rostrata isolate EN2019 chromosome 6, ASM1855537v3, whole genome shotgun sequence genome:
- the pccb gene encoding propionyl-CoA carboxylase beta chain, mitochondrial isoform X2, which yields MAAFTVAKCSRFLCRLRSPYKSLVPVNNAAAFAVSQRDLQRHARWYSVSHLSVEERIDQKRRAALIGGGQNRIDAQHKRGKLTARERIELLLDPDSFVEYDMFVEHRCSDFGMEADHNKFPGDSVVTGQGRINGRLVYVFSQDFTVFGGSLSGAHAQKICKVMDQAMLVGAPVIGLNDSGGARIQEGVESLAGYADIFLRNVLASGVVPQISLIMGPCAGGAVYSPALTDFTFMVKDTSYLFITGPDVVKSVTNEDVTQEELGGAKTHTAVSGVAHRAFENDIDALLNLREFFNFLPLSNKDPAPVTECHDPSDRLVPGLDTVVPLETTKAYDMLDIIQGIADEREFFEIMPNYAKNIVVGFARMNGRTVGIVGNQPKVASGCLDINSSVKGARFVRFCDAFNIPIITFVDVPGFLPGTSQEYGGIIRHGAKLLFAFAEATVPKITIITRKAYGGAYDVMSSKHLRGDVNYAWPSAEVAVMGAKGAVQIIFRGKANQAEAEAEYVEKFANPFPAAVRGFVDDIIQPSTTRKRICRDLEVLASKKQTNPWKKHANIPL from the exons ATGGCGGCTTTTACTGTAGCGAAATGCAGCAGATTTCTTTGCAGACTGAGATCACCCTACAAAAGCCTGGTACCGGTTAATAACGCAGCTGCCTTTGCGGTGTCACAGCGGGACCTTCAGCGACATGCACGGTGGTATAGTGTCAGCCATCTCTCCGTCGAGGAACGCATAGACCAGAAACGGAGGGCGGCGCTTATTGGAGGTGGTCAGAACCGAATAGATGCACAACACAAAAGG gGGAAGCTGACTGCCAGAGAGAGGATTGAACTATTGCTGGATCCTGACTCCTTCGTAGAGTATGACATGTTTGTGGAACACCGGTGTTCAGATTTTGGGATGGAGGCAGATCACAATAAG TTTCCTGGTGACAGTGTGGTGACAGGGCAGGGCCGAATCAATGGGAGGCTGGTGTACGTCTTCAGCCAG GATTTCACAGTATTTGGAGGGAGTCTTTCCGGAGCTCACGCACAGAAGATCTGCAAG gtCATGGACCAGGCAATGCTTGTGGGAGCTCCAGTAATCGGTCTCAATGATTCTGGTGGTGCCCGCATCCAGGAAGGGGTGGAGTCCCTGGCAGGATATGCAGACATCTTCCTG AGGAACGTGCTGGCCTCAGGGGTGGTCCCACAGATCTCCCTCATTATGGGACCTTGCGCTGGAGGGGCCGTCTACTCCCCTGCCTTAACAGATTTCACGTTCATGGTCAAG GACACCTCCTACCTCTTCATCACTGGACCGGATGTGGTCAAGTCTGTCACCAACGAGGACGTGACCCAGGAGGAGCTGGGAGGGGCGAAGACCCACACGGCCGTATCCG GTGTTGCACACAGAGCATTTGAGAATGACATTGATGCCCTGCTGAACCTCAGAGAATTTTTCAACTTCCTACCACTCAGTAATAAGGACCCAGCTCCTGTTACCGAGTGTCATGACCC CAGTGATCGCCTGGTACCTGGTCTGGACACTGTTGTCCCTTTGGAGACCACCAAAGCCTATGACATGTTGGACATTATTCAAGGG ATTGCAGATGAGCGGGAGTTTTTTGAAATCATGCCGAACTACGCCAAGAACATCGTGGTCGGCTTCGCGAGGATGAACGGGCGCACTgtggggattgtgggaaacCAGCCCAAAGTGGCGTCGG GCTGCCTGGACATTAATTCATCAGTGAAAGGGGCTCGCTTCGTGCGCTTCTGTGACGCCTTCAACATTCCCATTATCACCTTCGTTGACGTTCCCGGATTTCTGCCAG GGACCTCTCAGGAGTACGGCGGCATCATCAGACACGGGGCCAAGCTGCTGTTCGCCTTCGCCGAGGCCACCGTTCCCaaaatcaccatcatcaccagaAAG GCCTATGGGGGCGCATACGACGTGATGAGCTCCAAGCACCTCAGAGGAGACGTGAACTACGCATGGCCGTCAGCCGAGGTCGCCGTGATGGGCGCCAAG GGTGCAGTCCAGATCATCTTCAGAGGGAAGGCGAACCAGGCGGAGGCCGAGGCGGAGTACGTCGAGAAGTTTGCAAACCCCTTCCCTGCGGCAGTGCGAG GCTTCGTGGACGACATCATCCAGCCTTCCACCACGCGGAAGAGGATCTGCCGGGACCTTGAAGTCTTGGCCAGCAAGAAGCAGACAAACCCGTGGAAAAAACATGCCAACATCCCTCTCTAA
- the msl2a gene encoding E3 ubiquitin-protein ligase MSL2a isoform X2 has product MAPTNSSCQHCVCKACKGKKMNLRQSCSWCKDYEQFEENKQLSILVECYKKLFEYIAESSLAHHITSSAENCPEVLELLKEGLSLTEKGPDEPCVSLPSSLSHSPSPSASETDCGTQPEASADLLEPLSETRVLPTSPDRLDDCFGIGEDQSAASSVPSPESVSTREGLEPQSFPSSLPVDINACGEDVGCCGGSLLLTVEEVLQSLDPSPTVAEGPETLPGGLGNSLFHPSPAPDPKALAPCHPQPPPSSRISCSAATPKTAWPNRKRSRSESDSEKVQPLPIANIIQGPPKMAEVAPVMVKQEPSIQAQPTATVTNGSMPNVSKLLLVSSKCIRKNNDHGAKKLYTKSRQTVPKTKDKSKDRHPGNSFESGSANKAVCKKPPEKKGCKCGRATQNPSVLTCRGQRCPCYSNRKACLDCICRGCQNSYMANGEKKLEAFAVPEKALEQTRLTLGINVTSIAVRNAGANGSVLNMSASSPVTAFLAASSREGSIFDENLDMRF; this is encoded by the coding sequence ATGGCTCCAACCAACTCATCTTGCCAGCACTGTGTTTGTAAAGCTTGTAAAGGCAAAAAGATGAATTTGAGGCAGTCATGCAGCTGGTGTAAGGACTATGAGCAGTTTGAAGAGAATAAGCAGCTTTCTATTCTGGTGGAATGTTACAAGAAGCTCTTTGAGTACATTGCAGAGTCTTCCTTGGCGCATCATATCACTAGTTCTGCTGAAAACTGTCCAGAGGTCTTGGAACTGCTGAAAGAGGGGTTGTCGTTGACTGAAAAAGGGCCGGACGAGCCCTGCGTCTCGCTGCCTTCCAGTCTGTCACATTCTCCGTCACCTTCAGCCTCCGAGACGGACTGCGGCACTCAGCCGGAGGCGTCTGCAGATCTCCTGGAGCCTCTTTCCGAGACGCGGGTTCTCCCGACCAGCCCCGACAGGCTGGATGACTGCTTTGGGATTGGCGAAGACCAGTCGGCAGCCAGCAGTGTGCCTTCCCCAGAGAGCGTCTCCACCCGAGAGGGCCTGGAGCCACAGAGCTTCCCCAGCAGTCTGCCGGTTGACATCAATGCGTGTGGAGAGGATGTTGGGTGCTGTGGCGGAAGCCTCCTACTGACCGTGGAGGAGGTGCTGCAGAGCCTCGACCCCAGCCCTACGGTTGCAGAAGGACCCGAAACCCTCCCGGGGGGACTCGGTAACAGCCTTTTtcacccctcccctgccccagaCCCCAAGGCGCTCGCTCCCTGCCACCCTCagccgcccccctcctccaggaTTTCCTGCTCAGCGGCCACGCCCAAGACCGCATGGCCAAACCGCAAGCGGTCCCGGTCTGAGAGTGACAGCGAGAAGGTCCAGCCCCTGCCCATCGCCAACATTATCCAGGGGCCTCCAAAAATGGCGGAAGTGGCACCTGTGATGGTTAAACAGGAACCCAGTATCCAGGCGCAGCCAACAGCGACAGTTACCAACGGGAGCATGCCCAATGTTAGCAAGTTGTTGCTGGTGTCCAGCAAGTGCATTAGGAAGAACAATGACCATGGGGCCAAGAAGCTTTACACAAAGTCCAGACAGACCGTTCCCAAGACAAAGGACAAGTCGAAAGATCGTCACCCCGGCAACAGTTTTGAGTCGGGGAGCGCCAACAAAGCGGTATGCAAGAAGCCCCCGGAGAAGAAGGGCTGCAAGTGTGGCCGGGCCACCCAAAACCCAAGTGTTCTTACGTGCCGCGGCCAGCGGTGCCCGTGCTACTCCAACCGCAAGGCCTGCCTGGACTGCATCTGCCGGGGCTGCCAGAACTCCTACATGGCAAACGGTGAGAAGAAGCTTGAGGCCTTCGCCGTGCCCGAGAAGGCCCTGGAGCAGACCCGGCTCACCCTGGGCATCAACGTCACCAGTATAGCGGTGCGGAACGCGGGCGCGAACGGCAGCGTTCTCAACATGTCGGCCAGCTCGCCCGTCACAGCCTTCCTAGCCGCCAGCTCGCGAGAGGGCAGCATTTTCGATGAGAATCTGGACATGAGGTTTTAA
- the msl2a gene encoding E3 ubiquitin-protein ligase MSL2a isoform X1, translating to MNPVNATALYVSVFRSVLQCDPQDPQSFGELFKLLPFFKQSLSCLVCGNLLKDPMAPTNSSCQHCVCKACKGKKMNLRQSCSWCKDYEQFEENKQLSILVECYKKLFEYIAESSLAHHITSSAENCPEVLELLKEGLSLTEKGPDEPCVSLPSSLSHSPSPSASETDCGTQPEASADLLEPLSETRVLPTSPDRLDDCFGIGEDQSAASSVPSPESVSTREGLEPQSFPSSLPVDINACGEDVGCCGGSLLLTVEEVLQSLDPSPTVAEGPETLPGGLGNSLFHPSPAPDPKALAPCHPQPPPSSRISCSAATPKTAWPNRKRSRSESDSEKVQPLPIANIIQGPPKMAEVAPVMVKQEPSIQAQPTATVTNGSMPNVSKLLLVSSKCIRKNNDHGAKKLYTKSRQTVPKTKDKSKDRHPGNSFESGSANKAVCKKPPEKKGCKCGRATQNPSVLTCRGQRCPCYSNRKACLDCICRGCQNSYMANGEKKLEAFAVPEKALEQTRLTLGINVTSIAVRNAGANGSVLNMSASSPVTAFLAASSREGSIFDENLDMRF from the exons ATGAACCCGGTGAATGCCACCGCACTGTATGTTTCCGTTTTTCGTTCGGTGCTGCAGTGCGACCCTCAGGACCCACAGTCCTTTGGCGAGCTGTTTAAGCTCTTGCCTTTCTTCAAGCAGTCCCTGTCCTGCCTTGTTTgtg GGAATTTACTAAAAGATCCAATGGCTCCAACCAACTCATCTTGCCAGCACTGTGTTTGTAAAGCTTGTAAAGGCAAAAAGATGAATTTGAGGCAGTCATGCAGCTGGTGTAAGGACTATGAGCAGTTTGAAGAGAATAAGCAGCTTTCTATTCTGGTGGAATGTTACAAGAAGCTCTTTGAGTACATTGCAGAGTCTTCCTTGGCGCATCATATCACTAGTTCTGCTGAAAACTGTCCAGAGGTCTTGGAACTGCTGAAAGAGGGGTTGTCGTTGACTGAAAAAGGGCCGGACGAGCCCTGCGTCTCGCTGCCTTCCAGTCTGTCACATTCTCCGTCACCTTCAGCCTCCGAGACGGACTGCGGCACTCAGCCGGAGGCGTCTGCAGATCTCCTGGAGCCTCTTTCCGAGACGCGGGTTCTCCCGACCAGCCCCGACAGGCTGGATGACTGCTTTGGGATTGGCGAAGACCAGTCGGCAGCCAGCAGTGTGCCTTCCCCAGAGAGCGTCTCCACCCGAGAGGGCCTGGAGCCACAGAGCTTCCCCAGCAGTCTGCCGGTTGACATCAATGCGTGTGGAGAGGATGTTGGGTGCTGTGGCGGAAGCCTCCTACTGACCGTGGAGGAGGTGCTGCAGAGCCTCGACCCCAGCCCTACGGTTGCAGAAGGACCCGAAACCCTCCCGGGGGGACTCGGTAACAGCCTTTTtcacccctcccctgccccagaCCCCAAGGCGCTCGCTCCCTGCCACCCTCagccgcccccctcctccaggaTTTCCTGCTCAGCGGCCACGCCCAAGACCGCATGGCCAAACCGCAAGCGGTCCCGGTCTGAGAGTGACAGCGAGAAGGTCCAGCCCCTGCCCATCGCCAACATTATCCAGGGGCCTCCAAAAATGGCGGAAGTGGCACCTGTGATGGTTAAACAGGAACCCAGTATCCAGGCGCAGCCAACAGCGACAGTTACCAACGGGAGCATGCCCAATGTTAGCAAGTTGTTGCTGGTGTCCAGCAAGTGCATTAGGAAGAACAATGACCATGGGGCCAAGAAGCTTTACACAAAGTCCAGACAGACCGTTCCCAAGACAAAGGACAAGTCGAAAGATCGTCACCCCGGCAACAGTTTTGAGTCGGGGAGCGCCAACAAAGCGGTATGCAAGAAGCCCCCGGAGAAGAAGGGCTGCAAGTGTGGCCGGGCCACCCAAAACCCAAGTGTTCTTACGTGCCGCGGCCAGCGGTGCCCGTGCTACTCCAACCGCAAGGCCTGCCTGGACTGCATCTGCCGGGGCTGCCAGAACTCCTACATGGCAAACGGTGAGAAGAAGCTTGAGGCCTTCGCCGTGCCCGAGAAGGCCCTGGAGCAGACCCGGCTCACCCTGGGCATCAACGTCACCAGTATAGCGGTGCGGAACGCGGGCGCGAACGGCAGCGTTCTCAACATGTCGGCCAGCTCGCCCGTCACAGCCTTCCTAGCCGCCAGCTCGCGAGAGGGCAGCATTTTCGATGAGAATCTGGACATGAGGTTTTAA
- the pccb gene encoding propionyl-CoA carboxylase beta chain, mitochondrial isoform X3 gives MFVEHRCSDFGMEADHNKFPGDSVVTGQGRINGRLVYVFSQDFTVFGGSLSGAHAQKICKVMDQAMLVGAPVIGLNDSGGARIQEGVESLAGYADIFLRNVLASGVVPQISLIMGPCAGGAVYSPALTDFTFMVKDTSYLFITGPDVVKSVTNEDVTQEELGGAKTHTAVSGVAHRAFENDIDALLNLREFFNFLPLSNKDPAPVTECHDPGDRLVPGLDTVVPLETTKAYDMLDIIQGIADEREFFEIMPNYAKNIVVGFARMNGRTVGIVGNQPKVASGCLDINSSVKGARFVRFCDAFNIPIITFVDVPGFLPGTSQEYGGIIRHGAKLLFAFAEATVPKITIITRKAYGGAYDVMSSKHLRGDVNYAWPSAEVAVMGAKGAVQIIFRGKANQAEAEAEYVEKFANPFPAAVRGFVDDIIQPSTTRKRICRDLEVLASKKQTNPWKKHANIPL, from the exons ATGTTTGTGGAACACCGGTGTTCAGATTTTGGGATGGAGGCAGATCACAATAAG TTTCCTGGTGACAGTGTGGTGACAGGGCAGGGCCGAATCAATGGGAGGCTGGTGTACGTCTTCAGCCAG GATTTCACAGTATTTGGAGGGAGTCTTTCCGGAGCTCACGCACAGAAGATCTGCAAG gtCATGGACCAGGCAATGCTTGTGGGAGCTCCAGTAATCGGTCTCAATGATTCTGGTGGTGCCCGCATCCAGGAAGGGGTGGAGTCCCTGGCAGGATATGCAGACATCTTCCTG AGGAACGTGCTGGCCTCAGGGGTGGTCCCACAGATCTCCCTCATTATGGGACCTTGCGCTGGAGGGGCCGTCTACTCCCCTGCCTTAACAGATTTCACGTTCATGGTCAAG GACACCTCCTACCTCTTCATCACTGGACCGGATGTGGTCAAGTCTGTCACCAACGAGGACGTGACCCAGGAGGAGCTGGGAGGGGCGAAGACCCACACGGCCGTATCCG GTGTTGCACACAGAGCATTTGAGAATGACATTGATGCCCTGCTGAACCTCAGAGAATTTTTCAACTTCCTACCACTCAGTAATAAGGACCCAGCTCCTGTTACCGAGTGTCATGACCCTGG TGATCGCCTGGTACCTGGTCTGGACACTGTTGTCCCTTTGGAGACCACCAAAGCCTATGACATGTTGGACATTATTCAAGGG ATTGCAGATGAGCGGGAGTTTTTTGAAATCATGCCGAACTACGCCAAGAACATCGTGGTCGGCTTCGCGAGGATGAACGGGCGCACTgtggggattgtgggaaacCAGCCCAAAGTGGCGTCGG GCTGCCTGGACATTAATTCATCAGTGAAAGGGGCTCGCTTCGTGCGCTTCTGTGACGCCTTCAACATTCCCATTATCACCTTCGTTGACGTTCCCGGATTTCTGCCAG GGACCTCTCAGGAGTACGGCGGCATCATCAGACACGGGGCCAAGCTGCTGTTCGCCTTCGCCGAGGCCACCGTTCCCaaaatcaccatcatcaccagaAAG GCCTATGGGGGCGCATACGACGTGATGAGCTCCAAGCACCTCAGAGGAGACGTGAACTACGCATGGCCGTCAGCCGAGGTCGCCGTGATGGGCGCCAAG GGTGCAGTCCAGATCATCTTCAGAGGGAAGGCGAACCAGGCGGAGGCCGAGGCGGAGTACGTCGAGAAGTTTGCAAACCCCTTCCCTGCGGCAGTGCGAG GCTTCGTGGACGACATCATCCAGCCTTCCACCACGCGGAAGAGGATCTGCCGGGACCTTGAAGTCTTGGCCAGCAAGAAGCAGACAAACCCGTGGAAAAAACATGCCAACATCCCTCTCTAA
- the LOC135256697 gene encoding tumor necrosis factor ligand superfamily member 10-like: protein MVTMPSSHITQWLGLLLLAAILLQTVGFAVTFLYFSNVLSTMKETFSRSGVSCLMKENLRNLDIGAEERKDGPCWQIRQQFHFLVEKTMSNRFEKEISSAVKDEVSRFMPTLTMENHDSLPRPEIAAHITGNYLATADRVKRPPTRKVLGQKIESWETDRGLAFLRNMKMSNGELIIPQAGLYYVYAQTYFRHTHSLEDKLSARNEQMLQYIYKKAVSYPEPILLMKNARTTCWSENAEYDLYSIYQAGVVQLSAGDRVFVTVSNVSTVDMDEKSSFFGAFLVT from the exons ATGGTCACCATGCCTAGCTCGCACATCACGCAGTGGTTGGGACTTTTGCTTCTCGCAGCAATCCTGTTGCAAACTGTTGGATTTGCGGTCACCTTTTTGTACTTCAGCAACGTTTTGTCCACG atgaaGGAAACGTTTTCGAGGAGCGGCGTTTCGTGTCTGATGAAGGAAAATCTCAGAAACTTGGACATAGGCGCGGAGGAAAGAAAAGACGGCCCCTGTTGGCAAATAAGGCAACAGTTCCATTTTCTGGTTGAAAAG ACTATGTCAAATCGCTTTGAGAAGGAAATATCTTCAGCAGTGAAAG ATGAGGTATCAAGGTTTATGCCAACCTTGACTATggaaaatcatgattcactcccACGGCCTGAAATTGCAGCCCACATCACTGGAAATTACTTGGCCACTGCAGACAGAGTTAAGA GACCACCCACCAGGAAAGTTCTTGGCCAAAAGATTGAGTCTTGGGAGACAGATAGAGGCCTGGCTTTCCTTCGCAACATGAAAATGAGCAATGGGGAACTTATCATTCCCCAGGCCGGACTTTACTATGTGTACGCTCAGACCTACTTCAGACACACCCATTCCCTTGAGGACAAGCTCTCAGCCAGGAATGAACAGATGctacaatatatttacaaaaaagcgGTATCCTATCCTGAGCCCATCCTGCTGATGAAAAATGCTCGGACCACCTGCTGGTCCGAAAATGCTGAGTATGACCTGTACTCCATCTACCAGGCTGGGGTGGTTCAGCTCAGTGCTGGGGACCGCGTCTTTGTGACGGTCAGCAACGTCAGTACTGTAGACATGGACGAGAAGTCAAGTTTCTTCGGCGCCTTCTTGGTCACCTAG
- the pccb gene encoding propionyl-CoA carboxylase beta chain, mitochondrial isoform X1, translating into MAAFTVAKCSRFLCRLRSPYKSLVPVNNAAAFAVSQRDLQRHARWYSVSHLSVEERIDQKRRAALIGGGQNRIDAQHKRGKLTARERIELLLDPDSFVEYDMFVEHRCSDFGMEADHNKFPGDSVVTGQGRINGRLVYVFSQDFTVFGGSLSGAHAQKICKVMDQAMLVGAPVIGLNDSGGARIQEGVESLAGYADIFLRNVLASGVVPQISLIMGPCAGGAVYSPALTDFTFMVKDTSYLFITGPDVVKSVTNEDVTQEELGGAKTHTAVSGVAHRAFENDIDALLNLREFFNFLPLSNKDPAPVTECHDPGDRLVPGLDTVVPLETTKAYDMLDIIQGIADEREFFEIMPNYAKNIVVGFARMNGRTVGIVGNQPKVASGCLDINSSVKGARFVRFCDAFNIPIITFVDVPGFLPGTSQEYGGIIRHGAKLLFAFAEATVPKITIITRKAYGGAYDVMSSKHLRGDVNYAWPSAEVAVMGAKGAVQIIFRGKANQAEAEAEYVEKFANPFPAAVRGFVDDIIQPSTTRKRICRDLEVLASKKQTNPWKKHANIPL; encoded by the exons ATGGCGGCTTTTACTGTAGCGAAATGCAGCAGATTTCTTTGCAGACTGAGATCACCCTACAAAAGCCTGGTACCGGTTAATAACGCAGCTGCCTTTGCGGTGTCACAGCGGGACCTTCAGCGACATGCACGGTGGTATAGTGTCAGCCATCTCTCCGTCGAGGAACGCATAGACCAGAAACGGAGGGCGGCGCTTATTGGAGGTGGTCAGAACCGAATAGATGCACAACACAAAAGG gGGAAGCTGACTGCCAGAGAGAGGATTGAACTATTGCTGGATCCTGACTCCTTCGTAGAGTATGACATGTTTGTGGAACACCGGTGTTCAGATTTTGGGATGGAGGCAGATCACAATAAG TTTCCTGGTGACAGTGTGGTGACAGGGCAGGGCCGAATCAATGGGAGGCTGGTGTACGTCTTCAGCCAG GATTTCACAGTATTTGGAGGGAGTCTTTCCGGAGCTCACGCACAGAAGATCTGCAAG gtCATGGACCAGGCAATGCTTGTGGGAGCTCCAGTAATCGGTCTCAATGATTCTGGTGGTGCCCGCATCCAGGAAGGGGTGGAGTCCCTGGCAGGATATGCAGACATCTTCCTG AGGAACGTGCTGGCCTCAGGGGTGGTCCCACAGATCTCCCTCATTATGGGACCTTGCGCTGGAGGGGCCGTCTACTCCCCTGCCTTAACAGATTTCACGTTCATGGTCAAG GACACCTCCTACCTCTTCATCACTGGACCGGATGTGGTCAAGTCTGTCACCAACGAGGACGTGACCCAGGAGGAGCTGGGAGGGGCGAAGACCCACACGGCCGTATCCG GTGTTGCACACAGAGCATTTGAGAATGACATTGATGCCCTGCTGAACCTCAGAGAATTTTTCAACTTCCTACCACTCAGTAATAAGGACCCAGCTCCTGTTACCGAGTGTCATGACCCTGG TGATCGCCTGGTACCTGGTCTGGACACTGTTGTCCCTTTGGAGACCACCAAAGCCTATGACATGTTGGACATTATTCAAGGG ATTGCAGATGAGCGGGAGTTTTTTGAAATCATGCCGAACTACGCCAAGAACATCGTGGTCGGCTTCGCGAGGATGAACGGGCGCACTgtggggattgtgggaaacCAGCCCAAAGTGGCGTCGG GCTGCCTGGACATTAATTCATCAGTGAAAGGGGCTCGCTTCGTGCGCTTCTGTGACGCCTTCAACATTCCCATTATCACCTTCGTTGACGTTCCCGGATTTCTGCCAG GGACCTCTCAGGAGTACGGCGGCATCATCAGACACGGGGCCAAGCTGCTGTTCGCCTTCGCCGAGGCCACCGTTCCCaaaatcaccatcatcaccagaAAG GCCTATGGGGGCGCATACGACGTGATGAGCTCCAAGCACCTCAGAGGAGACGTGAACTACGCATGGCCGTCAGCCGAGGTCGCCGTGATGGGCGCCAAG GGTGCAGTCCAGATCATCTTCAGAGGGAAGGCGAACCAGGCGGAGGCCGAGGCGGAGTACGTCGAGAAGTTTGCAAACCCCTTCCCTGCGGCAGTGCGAG GCTTCGTGGACGACATCATCCAGCCTTCCACCACGCGGAAGAGGATCTGCCGGGACCTTGAAGTCTTGGCCAGCAAGAAGCAGACAAACCCGTGGAAAAAACATGCCAACATCCCTCTCTAA